Proteins from a single region of Schistocerca gregaria isolate iqSchGreg1 chromosome 3, iqSchGreg1.2, whole genome shotgun sequence:
- the LOC126355519 gene encoding uncharacterized protein LOC126355519, whose protein sequence is MKTFLVFLVAAVAVATARPGFLGLGGGHGGFGGGHGGFSGGYGGGFSGGYGGGHGGGGGHGIHAGYAAFGPAHIAVGPGGYVQDTAEVAAHKAAHHAAVAHTHARDAAVNAHDAAFGHGGGGYGHGGGGYGYGGHGHHG, encoded by the exons ATGAAGACCTTCCTG GTGTTCCTTGTAGCCGCCGTCGCTGTTGCCACAGCCAGGCCCGGGTTTTTGGGTCTCGGTGGCGGCCACGGTGGCTTTGGAGGCGGTCACGGCGGCTTCAGCGGAGGGTACGGCGGCGGCTTCAGCGGAGGATATGGGGGCGGTCACGGAGGCGGCGGCGGACACGGGATCCACGCCGGCTACGCCGCCTTCGGCCCCGCCCACATCGCCGTCGGCCCCGGCGGCTACGTGCAGGACACGGCGGAGGTCGCCGCCCACAAGGCAGCCCACCACGCCGCCGTGGCGCACACGCACGCCCGCGACGCCGCCGTCAACGCCCACGACGCCGCCTTCGGCCACGGGGGCGGCGGCTACGGCCACGGGGGCGGCGGCTACGGATACGGCGGGCACGGCCACCACGGCTAG
- the LOC126355498 gene encoding 30S ribosomal protein S16-like isoform X6 has translation MKVLLVLLVAVVAVAVARPGHLGAAHGVVPAAHAGVVPAAHIAVVAAHGTHGVHPGLAAYGPAHIGVGPGGYVQDTHEVAATRAAHLTAVAQTQARDAHLNGAAAHAAAAAHAAAAAHAAPLVAAHAAPLAAAHAAPLVAVAAPALPAAHGLLGAAIAHGHHW, from the exons ATGAAGGTCCTGCTG GTACTCCTCGTCGCCGTCGTCGCTGTGGCCGTGGCTAGGCCCGGTCACCTGGGCGCTGCGCACGGTGTAGTCCCTGCCGCCCACGCCGGTGTCGTCCCTGCCGCACacatcgccgtcgtcgccgcccacGGCACCCACGGCGTCCACCCGGGCCTGGCCGCCTACGGCCCGGCGCACATCGGCGTCGGCCCCGGCGGCTACGTGCAGGACACGCACGAGGTGGCCGCCACCAGAGCCGCCCACCTGACCGCCGTCGCCCAGACGCAGGCCCGCGACGCCCACCTCAACGGCGCCGCAGCGCacgccgctgccgccgcccacGCTGCTGCTGCCGCCCATGCCGCCCCATTGgtcgccgcccacgccgccccctTGGCCGCCGCCCACGCCGCACCCCTCGTCGCCGTCGCAGCGCCCGCCCTGCCCGCAGCACACGGTCTTTTGGGTGCTGCCATCGCTCACGGACACCACTGGTGA
- the LOC126355498 gene encoding 30S ribosomal protein S16-like isoform X7 produces MKVLLVLLVAVVAVAVARPGHLGAAHGVVPAAHAGVVPAAHIAVVAAHGTHGVHPGLAAYGPAHIGVGPGGYVQDTHEVAATRAAHLTAVAQTQARDAHLNGAAAHAAAAAHAAAAAHAAPLVAAHAAPLAAAHAAPLVAVAAPALPAAHGLLGAAIAHGHHW; encoded by the coding sequence GTACTCCTCGTCGCCGTCGTCGCTGTGGCCGTGGCTAGGCCCGGTCACCTGGGCGCTGCGCACGGTGTAGTCCCTGCCGCCCACGCCGGTGTCGTCCCTGCCGCACacatcgccgtcgtcgccgcccacGGCACCCACGGCGTCCACCCGGGCCTGGCCGCCTACGGCCCGGCGCACATCGGCGTCGGCCCCGGCGGCTACGTGCAGGACACGCACGAGGTGGCCGCCACCAGAGCCGCCCACCTGACCGCCGTCGCCCAGACGCAGGCCCGCGACGCCCACCTCAACGGCGCCGCAGCGCacgccgctgccgccgcccacGCTGCTGCTGCCGCCCATGCCGCCCCATTGgtcgccgcccacgccgccccctTGGCCGCCGCCCACGCCGCACCCCTCGTCGCCGTCGCAGCGCCCGCCCTGCCCGCAGCACACGGTCTTTTGGGTGCTGCCATCGCTCACGGACACCACTGGTGA